A genomic window from Luteolibacter sp. LG18 includes:
- a CDS encoding methyltransferase — translation MMEVDLTRLPDADPIRAYRYRDGLYGADLVTAALVHLDFFTWLGEHPSDLAGICAHFGFAATRPADVMMTLFAANGFVRSEGGVFHLTDSGRIALTGGSPWSLAPYYASLKDRPITKDYLKVLATGKPANWGSYNAGDWHKSMEDDAFARLFTAAMDCRGVLLGPAMAKALDLSGFTRVLDIGGGSGIYACSLVANHPHLSGVVFDQASVERIARQRVSELGYGERVEVVAGDMFRDPLPQDCDLHLFSNVLHDWDEPEVRELLASSFRALKPGGMLILHDAFIHADKAGPLPVAEYSALLMHSTQGKCYSTGEYEALLAEAGFHGFTYQDTAADRGVMTALKP, via the coding sequence ATGATGGAAGTCGATCTGACCCGCCTGCCCGATGCCGATCCGATCCGGGCCTACCGTTACCGGGATGGTCTCTATGGCGCGGACCTGGTGACGGCGGCGCTGGTGCACCTCGATTTCTTCACGTGGCTGGGCGAGCATCCGTCGGATCTGGCGGGGATCTGCGCGCACTTCGGGTTCGCGGCCACGCGTCCGGCGGACGTGATGATGACCTTGTTCGCCGCGAACGGGTTCGTGCGCTCGGAGGGCGGAGTGTTCCATCTCACGGACAGCGGCCGGATCGCCCTGACCGGCGGCTCGCCATGGTCGCTGGCCCCTTACTACGCCTCACTCAAAGACCGTCCGATCACCAAGGATTACCTGAAGGTACTGGCGACCGGAAAACCCGCGAACTGGGGCAGCTACAACGCGGGCGACTGGCACAAGTCGATGGAGGACGATGCGTTCGCGCGCCTGTTCACCGCGGCGATGGATTGCCGCGGCGTGCTGCTGGGGCCGGCCATGGCGAAGGCGCTCGATCTTTCGGGGTTCACGCGGGTGCTGGACATCGGCGGCGGCTCCGGGATCTACGCCTGCTCGCTGGTGGCGAACCATCCGCATCTCTCCGGAGTGGTGTTCGACCAGGCCTCGGTCGAGCGGATCGCGCGCCAGCGGGTTTCAGAGCTGGGGTACGGCGAGCGTGTGGAGGTGGTGGCGGGCGACATGTTCCGCGATCCGTTGCCGCAGGACTGCGATCTGCATCTGTTCTCGAATGTCCTGCACGATTGGGACGAGCCGGAGGTCCGCGAGCTGCTGGCCTCGTCCTTCCGGGCGCTGAAGCCCGGTGGCATGCTCATCCTCCACGATGCCTTCATCCACGCCGACAAGGCCGGGCCGCTGCCGGTGGCCGAGTATTCCGCGCTGCTGATGCACTCCACCCAGGGGAAATGTTACTCCACCGGCGAGTACGAGGCCCTGCTGGCGGAGGCCGGATTCCACGGCTTCACCTATCAGGACACCGCCGCCGACCGCGGCGTGATGACGGCGCTGAAGCCGTGA
- a CDS encoding DUF2726 domain-containing protein, giving the protein MTNRSPQAGRMERLFGWLPSAKSRTAPQDTEVSEVERTWRHKTLLTQSELSFLHVLNRVVQDRCLILTKARMADLFGFRRGEEASPVFEKIGSQHVDFVLCDPRTSEMLVAIEVDERAYVDAARAERNRFMDRLFAWNRLPLIRVPSSFLYAPEKLRRELSRVLGDARLQAIGN; this is encoded by the coding sequence ATGACGAACCGCTCCCCCCAAGCGGGTCGTATGGAAAGACTCTTCGGATGGCTCCCGTCCGCGAAGTCCCGTACCGCCCCCCAAGATACCGAAGTTTCCGAGGTCGAACGCACGTGGCGTCACAAGACGCTGCTCACGCAGTCCGAACTTTCCTTCCTCCACGTGCTCAACCGCGTCGTGCAGGACCGCTGCCTGATCCTGACCAAAGCCCGCATGGCCGACCTCTTCGGGTTCCGCCGCGGCGAAGAGGCCAGCCCGGTGTTCGAGAAGATCGGCAGCCAGCACGTCGATTTCGTGCTCTGCGATCCGCGGACCTCCGAAATGCTGGTCGCCATCGAAGTGGACGAACGCGCCTACGTGGATGCCGCCCGCGCCGAGCGCAACCGCTTCATGGACCGGCTCTTCGCCTGGAACCGCCTGCCGCTGATCCGGGTCCCCTCCTCCTTCCTCTACGCCCCGGAAAAGCTCCGCCGCGAGCTGTCGCGGGTGCTGGGCGATGCCCGGCTGCAAGCCATCGGCAACTGA
- a CDS encoding DEAD/DEAH box helicase: MMTTFASFNLNPAIAKAIDACGFETPTPIQAKSIPIVMAGRDLMASSQTGSGKTASFVVPMLHRLMERSGTGRRGPRALVLTPTRELAVQVQEEVRRFGKFSGLTSGIVVGGVGYGPQYQLLSRPLDVLVATPGRLIDHLDQKKVDLSNVEFLVLDEADRMLDMGFVKPVRRIAGYTPDSKQSLLFSATLEGEVRRVATDLLRQPELVELAANKVRHEGIEQKLFHVDNVDHKRRLLDHWLGDREIKQAVIFTGTKRRADRLAKSLALSGHSCAALHGDKTQGQRKRTIDQMRDGSVKLLVATDVAARGLDIDGISHVINYDLPMVPEDYIHRIGRTGRAGATGTAISLVAPEDREKLRDIEKLTGNRLVGEHLKGDEPKIPLTVVIPKAPKPAPRGRGQQGGGQGGGQGRAPQGNGQGRNRNGGGGRPGGQPQGGGRSENRGGSRGPRPARA; the protein is encoded by the coding sequence ATGATGACCACGTTTGCTTCCTTCAATTTGAATCCCGCCATTGCCAAGGCCATCGACGCCTGCGGCTTTGAGACCCCCACCCCGATCCAGGCCAAGTCGATCCCGATCGTGATGGCCGGCCGCGACCTGATGGCCTCCTCGCAGACCGGCAGCGGCAAGACCGCGTCGTTCGTGGTGCCGATGCTGCACCGGCTGATGGAGCGTTCCGGCACCGGCCGCCGCGGCCCGCGCGCGCTCGTCCTGACCCCCACCCGCGAGCTCGCGGTGCAGGTCCAGGAAGAGGTCCGCCGCTTCGGCAAGTTTTCCGGCCTGACCTCCGGCATCGTCGTCGGCGGTGTCGGCTACGGCCCGCAGTACCAGCTTCTCTCCCGCCCGCTGGACGTGCTGGTGGCTACCCCCGGCCGCCTGATCGACCACCTCGACCAGAAGAAGGTGGACCTTTCCAACGTCGAGTTCCTCGTCCTGGACGAGGCCGACCGCATGCTGGACATGGGCTTCGTGAAGCCGGTGCGCCGCATCGCGGGCTACACCCCGGATTCCAAGCAGTCGCTCCTGTTCTCCGCCACGCTGGAGGGCGAGGTCCGCCGCGTCGCCACCGACCTGCTCCGCCAGCCGGAACTCGTCGAGCTGGCCGCGAACAAGGTCCGCCACGAGGGCATCGAGCAGAAGCTCTTCCACGTCGACAATGTCGACCACAAGCGCCGCCTCCTCGACCACTGGCTGGGTGACCGCGAGATCAAGCAGGCCGTCATCTTCACCGGCACCAAGCGCCGGGCCGACCGCCTCGCCAAGTCGCTGGCGCTCAGCGGCCATTCCTGCGCCGCGCTCCATGGCGACAAGACCCAGGGCCAGCGCAAGCGCACCATCGACCAGATGCGTGACGGCAGCGTGAAGCTCCTCGTCGCCACCGACGTGGCGGCCCGCGGTCTGGATATCGATGGCATCAGCCACGTGATCAACTACGACCTGCCGATGGTCCCGGAGGACTACATCCACCGCATCGGCCGCACCGGCCGCGCGGGAGCCACCGGCACCGCCATTTCACTGGTCGCGCCGGAGGATCGCGAAAAACTGCGCGATATCGAAAAGCTCACCGGCAACCGCCTGGTGGGTGAGCACCTGAAGGGTGACGAGCCGAAGATCCCGCTCACCGTGGTGATCCCGAAGGCCCCGAAACCGGCGCCCCGCGGTCGCGGCCAGCAGGGCGGCGGACAAGGTGGCGGACAGGGCCGGGCCCCGCAGGGCAATGGCCAGGGCCGTAACCGCAACGGTGGCGGCGGTCGCCCGGGTGGCCAACCGCAGGGGGGCGGCCGCTCCGAAAACCGTGGTGGCAGCCGGGGTCCGCGCCCCGCCCGTGCGTAA
- the rsgA gene encoding ribosome small subunit-dependent GTPase A, whose product MTLLQLGWNPFFEEAFAPYRSKGLVPARLIRETAINYGAFLEGGDEIDVVLSGKVWHDAANDAELPAVGDWVAVDLGGENEEAVIRARLPRRSCFSRKMPGKSSEEQVIGANVDVVAVVTDAGPDFNPRRMERYFTLIARSGAKAVVLMNKADLFTKEENAEAAAVLAALCPEADIHITSALNRKGLHVLKSYLKKGSTMCVVGSSGVGKSTLVNQLYGDEWQWTGDCNEVTGKGRHTTTSRELVPLPGNGMLIDNPGMREIQMWTDEQTLRESFADVEALSHDCKFADCRHQKDAGCAIRGAVEAGTLELGRYESFLQLEDEIAELRRRAKKRQMSVERWAKRNHRVKARNLNDRIQLEKDERGDWR is encoded by the coding sequence GTGACGTTGCTCCAACTCGGCTGGAATCCCTTTTTTGAAGAGGCCTTTGCTCCCTACCGGAGCAAGGGCCTTGTTCCTGCCCGCTTGATCCGGGAGACCGCCATCAATTATGGCGCGTTTCTGGAAGGCGGGGATGAGATCGATGTCGTCCTGTCCGGCAAGGTCTGGCATGACGCCGCCAACGATGCCGAATTGCCCGCCGTGGGCGATTGGGTGGCGGTCGATCTGGGCGGCGAGAATGAGGAAGCGGTGATCCGCGCCCGGCTGCCGCGCCGCTCGTGTTTCTCCCGGAAGATGCCGGGCAAGAGCTCCGAGGAGCAGGTCATTGGCGCGAATGTCGATGTCGTGGCCGTGGTCACGGACGCCGGCCCGGACTTCAATCCACGGCGGATGGAGCGCTACTTCACCTTGATCGCCCGCAGCGGCGCGAAGGCGGTGGTGCTGATGAACAAGGCCGACCTTTTCACCAAGGAGGAGAATGCCGAGGCCGCCGCCGTGCTCGCCGCGCTCTGCCCGGAGGCGGACATCCACATCACCAGCGCCCTGAACCGGAAGGGGCTCCATGTCCTGAAGTCCTACCTCAAGAAGGGCTCCACCATGTGCGTGGTCGGCTCCAGCGGCGTGGGCAAGTCCACCTTGGTCAACCAGCTATACGGCGATGAGTGGCAGTGGACCGGCGATTGCAACGAGGTCACCGGCAAGGGCCGCCACACCACCACCTCCCGCGAGCTGGTGCCGCTGCCCGGGAACGGGATGCTCATCGACAATCCCGGGATGCGGGAGATCCAGATGTGGACGGACGAGCAGACGCTGCGCGAGAGCTTCGCGGACGTCGAGGCGCTGTCCCATGACTGCAAGTTCGCCGATTGCCGCCACCAGAAGGACGCCGGCTGCGCCATCCGCGGCGCGGTGGAGGCCGGGACGCTGGAGCTTGGCCGCTATGAAAGTTTCCTGCAGCTCGAGGACGAGATCGCCGAGCTGCGGCGGCGCGCGAAGAAGCGCCAGATGTCCGTGGAGCGGTGGGCGAAGCGGAACCACCGGGTGAAGGCCCGGAATCTGAACGACCGCATCCAGTTGGAGAAAGACGAGCGCGGCGACTGGCGTTGA
- a CDS encoding fatty acid desaturase, protein MTKLQIPFERVNWLNTVFLAIISLTAVVAAPIYLWHHGMDWFQFGMMMFYIIATGMSITLGYHRLFSHLSFKAKWPIRFLTLVFGACAFENSALNWCSDHRRHHKHTDHDDDPYDITKGFFWAHIGWILFKLNPEPPMDNVQDLRKDKLVMWQHRWDKVIALVVGLLIPAALGFVWHKFAKGGDGYTGALGGFLLAGVLRVFLVQQSTFFINSLCHCIGSQPYSTRCSARDSFVMSLFTFGEGYHNYHHEFQHDYRNGVKAWNFDPTKWAIWLLAKVGLASDLRRVPASKVVLSQIMEARRKAADEMERLLAADDHPWRDKAVEAVHALSERLAANYHELEAAVAGRVDLSRKALRRWSKETREMLDHLAEVCKLPEVKVPATA, encoded by the coding sequence ATGACGAAGCTCCAGATTCCCTTTGAGCGGGTCAATTGGCTCAATACCGTCTTCCTCGCCATCATCAGCCTGACCGCCGTGGTGGCCGCCCCGATCTACCTCTGGCATCACGGCATGGACTGGTTCCAGTTCGGCATGATGATGTTCTACATCATCGCCACCGGCATGAGCATCACGCTCGGCTACCACCGGTTGTTCTCCCACCTGTCCTTCAAGGCGAAGTGGCCGATCCGGTTCCTGACCCTCGTTTTCGGTGCCTGCGCGTTTGAAAACTCGGCCCTGAACTGGTGCTCCGACCACCGCCGCCACCACAAGCACACGGACCACGACGACGATCCGTATGACATCACCAAGGGTTTCTTCTGGGCCCACATCGGCTGGATCCTCTTCAAGCTCAACCCGGAGCCGCCGATGGACAACGTCCAGGACCTCCGCAAGGACAAGCTCGTCATGTGGCAGCACCGCTGGGACAAGGTCATCGCCCTCGTGGTCGGCCTGCTGATTCCCGCCGCGCTCGGATTCGTCTGGCACAAGTTCGCCAAGGGTGGCGACGGCTACACGGGTGCCCTCGGCGGTTTCCTGCTCGCCGGCGTCCTGCGCGTCTTCCTCGTCCAGCAGAGCACCTTCTTCATCAACTCGCTCTGCCACTGCATCGGCAGCCAGCCCTACTCCACCCGCTGCAGCGCCCGTGACAGCTTCGTCATGTCGCTCTTCACCTTCGGCGAGGGCTACCACAACTATCACCACGAGTTCCAGCACGACTACCGCAACGGCGTGAAGGCCTGGAATTTCGATCCGACCAAGTGGGCCATCTGGCTGCTCGCCAAGGTCGGTCTGGCCAGCGACCTGCGCCGCGTGCCGGCCAGCAAGGTGGTCCTTTCCCAGATCATGGAGGCCCGCCGCAAGGCCGCCGACGAAATGGAGCGCCTGCTGGCCGCCGACGACCATCCGTGGCGCGACAAGGCGGTGGAGGCCGTTCACGCCCTCAGCGAGCGCCTGGCCGCGAACTACCACGAGCTGGAAGCCGCCGTCGCCGGTCGTGTCGATCTCTCCCGCAAGGCGCTGCGCCGCTGGAGCAAGGAGACCCGCGAAATGCTCGACCACCTCGCCGAGGTGTGCAAGCTGCCGGAAGTCAAAGTCCCCGCAACGGCTTGA
- a CDS encoding glycogen/starch synthase encodes MTPTHRPRILVVTPEITYLPEGMGNLAQRMCAKAGGLADVSASLVKALYDQGADVHVALPNYRRMFHLDVESVLAHEYEKVSRSLPEQRIHLAEDRVFYHRNTVYGAENHLIALAFQREVINHTIPQVRPDLIHCNDWMTGLIPGVAKRHGIPCLFTVHNIHSEHRTLAQIEDRGIDAADFWQHLYYRRTPYSYEESRGENPVDLLTSGIFAASHVNTVSPTFLHEVVDGCHGFVPDPIRNELRAKFHSGHASGILNAPDAVFDPATDPCLPHSYGPKDVIEGKRANKLAFQAQLGLKLDPDAPLFFWPSRLDPVQKGCQLLTEILYKLVADHAHSGLQIAVVASGAYQHHFQRIVAMHGLQERVAVRDFCETLSHVGYAASDFIFMPSSFEPCGLPQMIAPKYGSLTIAHDTGGLHDTVEEMNVANDEGNGFLFKIFDPGGLRWAVEEALRFHAQPVEVRERQLARVMRESNQRFNHEATASAYIQRYEAMLGRTVTGHCAEAAEPDNVVPSKISKRSA; translated from the coding sequence ATGACCCCGACCCACCGCCCCCGCATTCTCGTCGTCACGCCGGAGATCACTTATCTCCCGGAAGGAATGGGCAATCTCGCCCAACGGATGTGCGCGAAAGCCGGGGGCCTGGCGGATGTATCCGCCTCACTGGTGAAGGCGCTCTACGACCAGGGCGCGGACGTCCATGTGGCCCTGCCGAACTACCGCCGGATGTTCCACCTCGATGTGGAGAGCGTGCTGGCCCATGAGTATGAGAAGGTCAGCCGATCCCTGCCGGAACAGCGCATCCATCTGGCGGAGGACCGCGTGTTCTATCACCGCAACACGGTCTACGGCGCGGAGAACCACCTGATCGCCCTCGCCTTCCAGCGCGAGGTGATCAACCACACCATCCCGCAGGTGCGGCCGGACCTGATCCACTGCAACGACTGGATGACCGGCCTGATCCCGGGCGTGGCGAAGCGCCACGGCATTCCCTGCCTCTTCACCGTCCACAACATCCACAGCGAGCACCGCACGCTCGCCCAGATCGAGGACCGCGGCATCGATGCCGCGGACTTCTGGCAGCACCTCTACTACCGCCGCACGCCGTACAGCTACGAGGAAAGCCGTGGCGAGAACCCGGTGGACCTGCTCACCAGCGGCATCTTCGCCGCCAGCCATGTGAACACGGTGAGCCCGACCTTCCTCCACGAGGTGGTGGACGGCTGCCACGGCTTCGTCCCGGACCCGATCCGCAACGAGCTCCGGGCCAAGTTCCACAGCGGCCACGCCAGCGGCATCCTCAATGCCCCGGACGCCGTCTTCGACCCCGCCACCGATCCCTGCCTGCCCCACTCCTACGGGCCGAAGGATGTGATCGAAGGCAAACGCGCCAACAAGCTGGCCTTCCAGGCCCAGCTCGGCCTCAAGCTCGACCCGGACGCGCCGCTGTTCTTCTGGCCGTCCCGCCTCGACCCGGTCCAGAAGGGCTGCCAGCTCCTCACCGAGATCCTCTACAAGCTGGTGGCGGACCACGCCCACAGCGGCCTGCAGATCGCGGTGGTCGCCAGCGGTGCCTACCAGCACCATTTCCAACGCATCGTGGCGATGCACGGGCTCCAGGAACGCGTCGCCGTGCGGGACTTCTGCGAGACGCTGTCCCATGTCGGCTATGCCGCCAGCGACTTCATCTTCATGCCGTCCTCGTTCGAGCCCTGCGGCCTGCCGCAGATGATCGCGCCGAAGTACGGCAGCCTCACCATCGCCCACGACACCGGCGGCCTGCACGACACCGTGGAGGAAATGAACGTAGCCAACGACGAAGGCAACGGCTTCCTGTTCAAGATCTTCGATCCCGGCGGCCTGCGCTGGGCCGTGGAGGAGGCGCTGAGGTTCCATGCCCAACCCGTGGAGGTACGCGAACGCCAGCTCGCCCGGGTGATGCGGGAGTCCAACCAGCGCTTCAACCACGAGGCCACCGCCTCCGCCTACATCCAGCGCTACGAGGCCATGCTCGGCCGCACCGTCACCGGCCACTGCGCCGAAGCCGCGGAACCGGACAACGTGGTGCCCAGCAAGATCTCGAAGCGCTCGGCGTAA